TGTGGGCCAGGAGGCCACTTAAAAGGTATATAAGTTACTTCTGGGCAATAAGAAGAATTCACAGATACATTGAAAGCCAGGCAAAAAAACACAACGTGCCTGTTATTGAGAATATAGATGTTGTAACCACGATAGATTCAATTATAAAATCACTGACAAAAACCAGTGTTAAGGGAGGAGAGAAAGGTGCTGAAAAAACTTAATGAAGTTAAGGTTAAGGAAGTAATGACGACGGATGTTATAACAGTTGAACCATCTGAAGACGTGGTTTTTGCATTTGAAAAACTGATGAAGCACAGGATAAGCGCTCTCCCCGTCATTGAGGAGGGAAAACTTGTTGGAATTGTAACCGCCTCAGACCTCGGCCACAACCTGATACTTGACAACTATGAGCTCGGCACAAGAGTGGGAGAGGTCATGGTGAGGGATGTTGCCACTGTGGCCCCGGATGAGACACTTGGTGATGCCATTGAGAAGATGAATGACTACTCATCGGATGAGGGAATAATAAATCAGCTTGTTGTCGTGTTTGATGGTGAAAT
This genomic stretch from Methanothermobacter sp. harbors:
- a CDS encoding CBS domain-containing protein, with protein sequence MTTDVITVEPSEDVVFAFEKLMKHRISALPVIEEGKLVGIVTASDLGHNLILDNYELGTRVGEVMVRDVATVAPDETLGDAIEKMNDYSSDEGIINQLVVVFDGEMVGIIADGDIIRALKSL